A DNA window from Fragaria vesca subsp. vesca linkage group LG3, FraVesHawaii_1.0, whole genome shotgun sequence contains the following coding sequences:
- the LOC101296361 gene encoding disease resistance response protein 206-like yields MARIPPIFATQLIVLSLLSSFALILVQGEDNHDFVRAMDRDLLGLKKEKLSHFRLYWHDIVSGKNPSSIGVVKSPGNSSTFFGAVSMIDNPLTEKPELSSKLLGRAQGFYALASQHEFALLMAMNFHFVQGKYNGSTITVLGRNQVFNEVREMPVIGGSGLFRFARGYVEARTHTFTPSTGDAIVEYNCYVLHY; encoded by the coding sequence ATGGCCAGAATACCACCCATCTTTGCTACACAACTCATAGTTCTCTCCCTTCTTTCTTCCTTCGCCCTCATTCTGGTCCAGGGAGAAGATAATCACGATTTCGTGAGAGCCATGGACCGGGATCTCTTGGGGCTCAAGAAAGAAAAGCTCAGTCACTTCCGGTTGTACTGGCATGACATTGTCAGCGGCAAAAACCCAAGCTCAATCGGAGTGGTGAAATCACCCGGTAACTCATCAACATTCTTCGGAGCCGTGAGCATGATTGACAATCCCCTCACCGAAAAGCCGGAGTTGAGCTCAAAGCTGCTGGGGAGGGCTCAAGGATTCTACGCATTAGCTTCCCAACACGAGTTCGCGCTGTTGATGGCCATGAACTTTCATTTTGTTCAGGGAAAGTATAATGGGAGCACCATAACTGTGCTGGGGAGGAACCAGGTATTCAACGAAGTGAGGGAGATGCCGGTGATCGGAGGAAGCGGGCTTTTCAGGTTTGCAAGGGGTTATGTTGAAGCAAGAACTCACACATTCACTCCGAGCACCGGAGATGCCATCGTCGAGTACAATTGCTATGTGCTCCATTATTGA
- the LOC101297228 gene encoding disease resistance response protein 206-like, with protein sequence MARIPPMFATQLILLSLLSSFALILVRGEDDHDFVTAMDRDLLGLKKEKLSHFRLYWHDIVAGKNPSSIGVVKSPGNSSTFFGAVSMIDNPLTEKPELSSKLLGRAQGFYASAAQQEIGLLMAMNFHFTQGKYNGSTITVLGRNSALNKVREMPVIGGSGLFRFARGYVEARTHTFTPSTGDAIVEYNCYVLHY encoded by the coding sequence ATGGCCAGAATACCTCCCATGTTTGCTACACAACTCATACTTCTCTCCCTTCTTTCTTCCTTTGCCCTCATTCTGGTCCGGGGAGAAGATGATCACGATTTCGTGACAGCCATGGACCGCGATCTCTTGGGGCTCAAGAAAGAAAAGCTCAGTCACTTCCGGTTGTACTGGCATGACATTGTGGCCGGCAAAAACCCAAGCTCAATCGGAGTGGTGAAATCACCCGGTAACTCATCAACATTCTTCGGAGCCGTGAGCATGATTGACAATCCCCTCACCGAAAAGCCGGAGCTGAGCTCGAAGCTACTAGGGAGGGCTCAAGGGTTCTATGCATCAGCTGCACAACAGGAAATCGGGCTGTTGATGGCCATGAACTTTCATTTTACTCAGGGCAAATATAATGGAAGCACCATAACTGTGCTGGGGAGGAACTCGGCGCTCAACAAGGTGAGAGAGATGCCGGTGATCGGAGGAAGCGGGCTTTTCAGGTTTGCAAGAGGTTATGTTGAAGCAAGAACTCACACATTCACTCCGAGCACCGGAGATGCCATCGTGGAGTACAATTGCTATGTGCTCCATTATTGA
- the LOC101296076 gene encoding disease resistance response protein 206-like has translation MILVSAEDPEFVKSLNPKLLGLKKEKLTHFRLYWHDIVDGHNPSAVTIVQPPSNSSQTKFGLIRMFDNALTQGPDPSSKLVGRAQGFYGSASQEDVSLLMAENFAFVQGKYNGSTITLMGRNSIFNKVRELSVIGGSGVFRFARGYALASTQSFNASKSDDAIVEYNIYVLHY, from the coding sequence ATGATCTTAGTTTCTGCAGAAGATCCTGAGTTTGTGAAATCACTGAACCCCAAGCTTCTCGGTTTGAAGAAAGAAAAGCTCACCCATTTTCGCCTGTATTGGCACGACATTGTTGATGGCCATAATCCCTCTGCCGTAACAATAGTGCAACCACCCTCTAACTCCTCCCAAACAAAGTTCGGCCTGATAAGAATGTTCGACAACGCTCTAACTCAAGGCCCCGACCCGAGCTCGAAACTTGTGGGAAGGGCTCAAGGGTTTTACGGATCTGCTTCACAAGAAGACGTTAGCCTGTTGATGGCTGAGAACTTTGCTTTTGTTCAGGGGAAGTATAACGGTAGCACCATAACACTGATGGGGAGGAACTCGATCTTTAACAAAGTGAGGGAGCTGTCTGTGATAGGAGGAAGTGGTGTTTTCAGGTTTGCTAGGGGTTATGCTCTAGCATCCACTCAGTCGTTCAATGCCTCTAAAAGTGACGATGCTATAGTGGAGTATAATATCTATGTCTTGCATTATTGA
- the LOC101296645 gene encoding disease resistance response protein 206-like: MACSTRSFHYIYGHNLLSWRKVPTMARIPPIFATQLILLSLLSSFALILVRGEDDHDFVRAMDRDLLGLKKEKLSHFRLYWHDIVGGKNPSAVSVVNPPGNSSTLFGLVRMIDNPLTEKPELSSKLLGRAQGFYASAAQQELGLLMAMNFHFTRGKYNGSTITVLGRNPALNKVREMPVIGGSGLFRFARGYVEARTHTFNMSTGDAIVEYNCYVLHY; this comes from the coding sequence ATGGCGTGCTCCACCCGATCATTTCACTACATATATGGACACAACCTTCTCAGTTGGAGAAAGGTTCCAACAATGGCCAGAATACCTCCCATCTTTGCTACACAACTCATACTTCTCTCCCTTCTTTCTTCCTTTGCCCTCATTCTGGTCCGGGGAGAAGATGATCACGATTTCGTGAGAGCCATGGACCGCGATCTCTTGGGGCTCAAGAAAGAAAAGCTCAGTCACTTCCGGTTGTACTGGCATGACATTGTGGGCGGCAAAAACCCAAGCGCAGTCTCAGTGGTGAATCCACCCGGTAACTCATCAACGCTCTTCGGATTGGTAAGAATGATCGACAATCCCCTCACCGAAAAGCCGGAGCTGAGCTCGAAGCTGCTAGGGAGGGCTCAAGGGTTCTATGCATCAGCTGCACAACAGGAGCTCGGGCTGTTGATGGCCATGAACTTTCATTTTACTCGGGGCAAATATAATGGAAGCACCATAACTGTGCTGGGGAGGAACCCGGCGCTCAACAAGGTGAGAGAGATGCCGGTGATCGGAGGAAGCGGGCTTTTCAGGTTTGCAAGAGGTTATGTGGAAGCAAGAACTCATACATTTAATATGAGCACCGGAGATGCCATTGTTGAGTACAATTGCTATGTGCTCCATTATTGA
- the LOC101296941 gene encoding disease resistance response protein 206-like — translation MSRIPHIFATPLIVVSLLSSFALILVQGEDDHDFVRAMDRDLLGLKKEKLSHFRLYWHDIASGKNPSSVPVVNSPGNSSTFFGMLIMIDDPLTEKPELSSKLLGRAQGFYASASQKELGLLMAMNFHFIKGKYNGSTITVLGRNQVFNKVREMPVIGGSGLFRFARGYVEARTHTFNMSTGDAIVEYNCYVLHY, via the coding sequence ATGTCCAGAATACCTCACATCTTTGCTACACCACTCATAGTCGTCTCCCTTCTTTCTTCATTTGCCCTCATTCTGGTCCAGGGAGAAGATGATCACGATTTCGTGAGAGCCATGGACCGCGATCTCTTGGGTCTCAAGAAAGAAAAGCTCAGCCACTTCCGGTTGTACTGGCATGACATTGCCAGCGGCAAAAACCCAAGCTCAGTCCCAGTGGTGAATTCACCCGGTAACTCATCAACGTTCTTCGGAATGCTGATAATGATCGACGATCCCCTCACCGAAAAGCCGGAGCTGAGCTCGAAACTGCTGGGGAGGGCTCAAGGGTTCTACGCATCAGCTTCACAAAAGGAGTTGGGACTGTTGATGGCCATGAACTTTCATTTTATCAAGGGCAAGTATAATGGGAGCACCATAACTGTGTTGGGGAGGAACCAGGTGTTCAACAAGGTGAGAGAGATGCCGGTGATCGGAGGAAGCGGGCTTTTCAGGTTTGCAAGAGGTTATGTGGAAGCAAGAACTCATACATTTAATATGAGCACCGGAGATGCCATTGTTGAGTACAACTGCTATGTGCTCCATTATTGA